The nucleotide sequence TGTGGGTAGAGCTGGTCGTCCACGAGGTCCGGCGTCTCGAAGACGACGGCCACCGGGGTCGTGCCCCGGCGGTCGAGGTGGGCGCGGACCGCGTCGGGCTCCAGGGGGTCCGGCTCGGACGGGTGGAAGGGGTCCTCGCGGGGGTCGGCCAAGAACTCACGGGCGTGGTGCTGGAGGCGGGCCACGTTTTCGGCGGCGCAGACGGCGGCGACGTTGCGCTCCGGGTCGGTCGGGTCGACGACGACGAGCGGGTCGTCGAAGGTCGTCGTCCCGTGGGCTTCGGGGTCGTGCCGGACGGGCGGCTGCCAGTCGGCCGCGGCACGGAGGAGCGCCTCGAACCCACCGTACTCGAGGACGAGGAGTTCGGAGAGGTAGCCCGAAAAGCCGCGAGTCCGGAGGTCGCTGCCGTAGGCACCGATGCCGGTCAGGAAGGCCTTGAACAGGCGCACGTCCCGTTTCAGGTCGGGATCGAGGCGTTCCTGCAGGTAGGCGTCGTGGAAGGGTGTCCGGTCGACCGCCGACTGGATGGCCGTCGCGTCGTCGACATCGTAACAGGGGACGAGGTCGACGTCGAACCCCCGTACGTCGCCGGTGACGTAGGGGTGTTCGGCGTACTCCTCGTGGCCGTCGGGGAGGGCGGCGCGGCCGACGGCGAGCCCGTAGCGCTCCAGTTCGTCGCGTGCGAGGTCCGGCGGGAAACAGACGAAGAGGTCGATGTCGCGGTCGTCGGCGAGCCACGTGCCGCGGGCCGTCGACCCGACTTGGACGATCCTGGCGTCGACCGGTAGCTCCGAGAGGGCGTCCCGAACCCGAGCGGTCAGGTCGTCGACGGCGGCCCGGAGTCGCTCCCGCTCGGCCGGGGCGGGCGTCACGCGGTCGGCCACGCGCGAGAGCACCGCCTTCGAATC is from Haloplanus salinarum and encodes:
- the cca gene encoding CCA tRNA nucleotidyltransferase codes for the protein MSDSKAVLSRVADRVTPAPAERERLRAAVDDLTARVRDALSELPVDARIVQVGSTARGTWLADDRDIDLFVCFPPDLARDELERYGLAVGRAALPDGHEEYAEHPYVTGDVRGFDVDLVPCYDVDDATAIQSAVDRTPFHDAYLQERLDPDLKRDVRLFKAFLTGIGAYGSDLRTRGFSGYLSELLVLEYGGFEALLRAAADWQPPVRHDPEAHGTTTFDDPLVVVDPTDPERNVAAVCAAENVARLQHHAREFLADPREDPFHPSEPDPLEPDAVRAHLDRRGTTPVAVVFETPDLVDDQLYPQLRKSLDGIVGELERRGFDPLRSATFADERAVLLVELAVDELPAIERHDGPPVHVREHATGFYEAYAGTDTYGPFLDADRYVVEREREVTTPRDLLAGDAIFDVALGAHVETTLEADYDLLVGDDVAALADEFGVPLARYFDPGP